The Ferviditalea candida genome has a window encoding:
- the ftsE gene encoding cell division ATP-binding protein FtsE has product MIEMQDVWKTYSDGTHALKGITVKVDRNEFVYIVGPSGAGKSTFMKLIYREEVPTKGHLFVNGFNLEKLKPRKIPFLRRNIGVIFQDYRLLPKLTVVENIAFAMEVIEAPGRVIKKRTMEVLELVGLKDKAGSLPSQLSGGEQQRIAIARAIVNSPSVIIADEPTGNLDPDTSWGIMRLLEEINFRGTTIIMATHNKEIVNNMRKRVLAIEKGEIIRDEMRGEYGYED; this is encoded by the coding sequence GTGATAGAAATGCAGGACGTCTGGAAGACCTATTCAGATGGGACGCATGCATTGAAAGGCATTACAGTTAAAGTGGACCGCAACGAATTCGTATATATCGTGGGACCTTCCGGAGCTGGAAAGTCCACGTTCATGAAATTGATATACCGGGAAGAAGTCCCCACCAAGGGTCACCTATTCGTGAACGGTTTCAATCTCGAAAAATTGAAGCCACGGAAAATTCCGTTTTTGCGCAGAAACATCGGTGTGATTTTTCAGGACTACCGGCTGCTGCCCAAGCTGACCGTGGTAGAGAATATCGCGTTTGCCATGGAAGTGATCGAAGCTCCCGGCAGAGTGATCAAAAAGAGGACCATGGAGGTTCTGGAGCTGGTCGGGCTGAAAGACAAGGCCGGATCCCTTCCGTCCCAGCTCTCCGGCGGCGAGCAGCAGCGCATCGCCATTGCCAGGGCGATTGTCAACAGTCCGTCGGTGATTATTGCGGATGAACCGACAGGGAACCTCGACCCGGACACATCTTGGGGAATTATGAGACTGCTTGAGGAAATCAATTTCAGAGGAACGACCATTATTATGGCGACCCATAACAAAGAGATCGTAAACAATATGCGAAAAAGGGTTCTCGCCATTGAAAAGGGCGAAATTATCCGGGACGAAATGCGGGGTGAATACGGCTATGAGGATTAG
- a CDS encoding ABC transporter substrate-binding protein, whose protein sequence is MKVVRLRMALVLSIIIALLAMVGCSSSNTAPNTSPGSSPANSPNGGTGGTGGGTQTNQATPTPTPAPAMTTVRFSEVIRSIFYAPLYIAIEKGFLKDEGINVDLVTSQGSDKGAAALLAGTADISLIGPETTIFIANQAGSKKVKVFYQLTMKDGSFLLSRSKNDSFKWSDLNGKNIVGWRPGSAPNMVLNAVLKKEKVTNANVITNLAAPAMVGAFESGKGDYIQLYEPLASMLETQGKAYFVASMGEQFGNYPETSFVATSDYIKANPQIIQNWTNALIKATKWLQDSSLDDSAKALAPYFTGTDLNLIKKSIERYNKQGTWSLNPIMDQAQFDILQNVLVENGVLKADQKVKMDDVLDMSFVQKAAK, encoded by the coding sequence ATGAAAGTTGTTCGGCTTCGTATGGCACTAGTGCTTTCCATCATTATCGCACTGCTGGCGATGGTGGGCTGTTCTTCTTCGAACACCGCCCCCAATACGAGCCCCGGCAGCAGCCCTGCAAACAGTCCGAACGGCGGCACAGGCGGCACAGGCGGCGGGACGCAAACCAATCAGGCAACGCCGACGCCGACGCCGGCGCCCGCAATGACAACCGTTCGTTTCTCCGAGGTGATCCGATCCATTTTTTACGCTCCGCTTTATATTGCAATCGAGAAAGGCTTTCTCAAGGATGAGGGGATCAATGTCGATCTTGTCACGTCCCAGGGCTCCGACAAAGGCGCTGCGGCCCTGCTGGCCGGCACGGCGGATATTTCCCTGATCGGTCCGGAAACCACCATCTTCATTGCCAATCAGGCAGGCAGTAAGAAGGTGAAGGTCTTTTATCAGCTGACCATGAAAGACGGGTCCTTCCTGCTGTCCCGCAGCAAAAACGACAGCTTCAAATGGAGCGATCTGAACGGCAAAAACATAGTCGGCTGGAGACCCGGCAGCGCGCCAAACATGGTTCTGAACGCGGTTCTCAAGAAAGAGAAGGTGACCAACGCCAACGTCATCACCAACCTAGCGGCGCCTGCCATGGTCGGCGCTTTTGAAAGCGGCAAAGGCGACTACATTCAACTCTACGAGCCGCTGGCATCCATGCTCGAGACGCAAGGTAAAGCGTATTTCGTCGCATCAATGGGCGAACAATTCGGCAATTATCCGGAAACCTCTTTCGTCGCGACTTCCGATTACATCAAGGCCAATCCGCAGATCATCCAGAACTGGACGAATGCGCTGATTAAAGCGACGAAATGGCTGCAGGACAGCAGTCTCGACGACTCGGCCAAAGCGCTGGCCCCTTACTTCACCGGAACCGATTTGAATTTGATCAAAAAATCGATCGAACGCTACAACAAGCAGGGTACTTGGTCCTTGAATCCGATCATGGATCAGGCGCAATTCGACATCCTGCAAAATGTGCTTGTGGAAAATGGAGTCTTGAAGGCGGATCAGAAAGTGAAGATGGACGATGTGCTCGATATGAGCTTTGTGCAAAAGGCGGCAAAATAA
- a CDS encoding Nif3-like dinuclear metal center hexameric protein: MSIKKFDYTVASVLAALNEITRGRVVMDWEEVTAGRNPYVVMKTSNIPGKSVMEIPGLIFGSKDKPVRKIGVGMTLTESMIELASGIGLDLVIVHHPVADAANSGGVPLAGYLPLYNIALMELHEAFHGLHPGVAYLHGHRKLSTDINFCGVPGNILHVGVALDGIRTAGDMIRHLDRFMGREQERKLLEAERRIRGDIQMIETTLSNPNQILSGTPDSPVKHILHFFPHTGFSVHDLERALEMHPETDTIIASISRVREDHPLVQVARQRRLTFIVGNPHSVEILENGVPLAYAIQQILPGLEVFILRERVTASLLSQLGHKEIAEYGREMALGYLVPEGKEAKAGRGKTVTVVN, encoded by the coding sequence ATGAGTATAAAGAAGTTTGATTATACCGTCGCCTCTGTATTGGCTGCCCTAAACGAAATCACACGCGGGCGCGTCGTGATGGACTGGGAGGAAGTGACGGCCGGCAGGAATCCATATGTCGTCATGAAGACGTCGAATATTCCAGGCAAAAGCGTGATGGAAATTCCGGGCCTGATATTCGGAAGCAAAGACAAGCCCGTTCGAAAAATCGGTGTAGGCATGACCTTGACCGAGTCGATGATCGAGCTGGCTTCGGGCATTGGCCTCGACCTTGTCATCGTGCATCATCCGGTGGCCGATGCGGCAAATTCGGGCGGCGTTCCGTTGGCCGGCTATTTGCCGCTTTACAATATTGCGCTTATGGAGCTTCATGAAGCGTTTCACGGCCTGCATCCCGGCGTTGCCTATTTGCACGGACACCGCAAGCTTTCGACCGATATCAACTTCTGCGGCGTTCCCGGCAATATCCTGCATGTCGGCGTAGCGCTTGACGGCATCCGCACGGCCGGCGACATGATCCGGCATCTCGACCGCTTCATGGGGAGGGAGCAGGAAAGGAAGCTGCTTGAAGCTGAGCGAAGAATACGCGGTGACATACAGATGATTGAAACGACGCTGTCCAATCCCAATCAAATTTTAAGCGGCACGCCGGATAGCCCTGTCAAGCACATCCTGCATTTCTTTCCGCACACCGGTTTCAGCGTTCACGATTTGGAACGGGCGCTGGAAATGCACCCGGAGACGGATACCATCATCGCAAGCATCAGCAGGGTGCGGGAAGACCATCCGCTCGTGCAGGTTGCGCGGCAGCGCAGACTCACTTTTATCGTGGGAAACCCCCACTCTGTGGAAATTCTGGAGAACGGTGTGCCGCTCGCTTATGCCATTCAGCAAATATTGCCCGGGTTGGAGGTGTTTATCTTACGGGAACGCGTCACAGCGTCATTGCTCAGCCAACTTGGACACAAGGAAATCGCGGAATACGGCAGGGAAATGGCGCTCGGATATTTGGTGCCGGAGGGCAAAGAGGCAAAGGCAGGACGAGGTAAAACAGTTACTGTCGTCAATTGA
- the argF gene encoding ornithine carbamoyltransferase gives MSLLTNKEVEMDLKGRDFLALVDYAPEEIKYLIDLAVELKKKQKAGEIHHPLKGKTLGMIFEKSSTRTRISFEVGMYQLGGQGLFLSRNDLQLGRGETIWDTAKTLSRYLDGIMIRTFAHRNVIDLARGATVPVINGLTDLSHPCQAMADYMTVLEHKGKLEGLKISFIGDGNNMAHSLMMGAAKLGMHFSIAAPEGYDPDPEVVQLSRENAELTGGSVKICRDPREAAENADILYTDVWASMGFETEQEARMRAFNGYQVNEELAKYAKPDYLFMHCLPAHRGEEVSESVIDGKHSVIYDEAENRLHAQKAIMAAIM, from the coding sequence ATGAGTCTGTTGACGAATAAAGAAGTCGAAATGGATCTGAAAGGGAGAGATTTTCTCGCTCTCGTCGACTATGCGCCTGAAGAGATCAAATATTTGATCGATCTGGCGGTGGAACTGAAAAAAAAGCAAAAGGCCGGTGAAATTCACCATCCGCTGAAAGGAAAAACGCTGGGCATGATTTTCGAAAAATCATCCACCCGGACGCGTATTTCCTTCGAAGTGGGAATGTATCAGCTGGGCGGACAGGGGCTGTTTTTGAGCCGGAACGATCTGCAGCTGGGGCGGGGCGAGACGATCTGGGATACAGCCAAGACGTTGTCCCGCTATCTGGATGGAATCATGATTCGGACGTTCGCGCACCGCAACGTGATCGATCTCGCGAGAGGCGCGACCGTCCCGGTCATCAACGGCTTGACGGATTTGTCGCACCCGTGCCAGGCGATGGCCGATTATATGACGGTGCTCGAGCATAAAGGCAAGCTGGAAGGGCTGAAGATCAGCTTTATCGGAGACGGCAACAACATGGCCCACTCCCTGATGATGGGCGCTGCCAAGCTTGGCATGCATTTCTCCATAGCCGCACCGGAAGGCTATGATCCGGATCCGGAGGTTGTGCAGCTTAGTAGAGAGAATGCGGAGCTGACAGGGGGATCGGTCAAGATTTGCCGCGATCCGAGGGAAGCGGCGGAAAATGCGGACATCCTGTATACGGATGTTTGGGCCAGCATGGGATTTGAAACGGAACAGGAGGCCCGCATGCGCGCCTTCAACGGTTATCAGGTCAATGAGGAATTGGCGAAATACGCCAAGCCGGATTATTTGTTCATGCACTGTCTGCCGGCCCACCGCGGCGAAGAAGTCAGCGAGTCCGTCATCGACGGAAAGCATTCGGTGATCTATGATGAGGCGGAGAACAGGCTGCATGCCCAAAAAGCGATCATGGCAGCGATCATGTAA
- a CDS encoding ABC transporter permease, producing the protein MSEPEANREPSAQYSHYLRRLRRNNFTILLTRLFVLIAFLGLWEWAATMEWVNPMLTSKPSAIVRSFADLLSQNGILNHTWITAKETIISMVISMALGTVIAILFWWSTFTARVLDPYVVVLNALPKVALGPIFYIWLGDRLSIYGMAIAISIIVTIIYIESGFREISKSKLKLMESFGATRWQMLTMVLLPASIPNFIATLKVNVGLTLVGVIMGEFLSAKAGLGFLITYGGQVFQMDLVMVSISLLALLSIILYGVVSIIGKYLLKKYHFE; encoded by the coding sequence ATGTCAGAGCCGGAGGCCAACCGTGAGCCATCCGCGCAATATTCGCATTATTTAAGAAGGCTGCGCAGAAACAACTTCACGATTCTCCTGACACGACTGTTCGTGCTGATTGCATTTCTCGGGTTATGGGAATGGGCGGCTACGATGGAGTGGGTGAATCCGATGCTGACAAGCAAACCGTCGGCGATCGTCCGTTCATTCGCCGATTTGCTGTCCCAAAACGGGATATTGAATCATACTTGGATCACGGCAAAGGAAACGATCATCAGCATGGTCATTTCCATGGCGCTCGGCACGGTTATCGCAATTTTATTTTGGTGGTCCACATTCACCGCCAGAGTGCTTGATCCGTATGTGGTCGTCTTGAACGCGCTCCCGAAAGTGGCGCTGGGACCGATCTTCTACATATGGTTGGGCGACCGCCTGTCCATATACGGGATGGCGATTGCCATATCGATCATCGTCACCATCATTTACATCGAATCGGGCTTCAGGGAAATCAGCAAAAGCAAGCTCAAGCTGATGGAGTCCTTCGGAGCGACCCGCTGGCAAATGCTGACAATGGTTCTGCTGCCGGCCAGCATTCCCAACTTCATAGCCACGTTAAAAGTTAATGTAGGTCTAACTCTGGTCGGCGTCATCATGGGTGAATTTCTGTCAGCCAAAGCGGGGCTTGGCTTTCTGATCACTTATGGAGGCCAGGTGTTTCAGATGGATCTGGTGATGGTCAGCATTTCACTGCTTGCCCTGTTATCCATCATCCTGTACGGGGTTGTTTCCATCATCGGCAAGTATTTGTTAAAGAAATATCATTTTGAATAG
- a CDS encoding acetylornithine transaminase, with product MNQDGKSALFPTYSRYPIALVKGEGSRLWDDQGKEYIDFMSGLAVTNLGHVPQRVKQKLVSQLDQLWHVSNLFHIPNQEQLAQMLTDNSCADLAFFCNSGAEANEAAIKLARRYNRKVLGKERHEIITFQQSFHGRTMATLTATGQDKVKDGFAPLPEGFVYAPYNDADALESHITERTCAIMLEMVQGEGGVNPADEDFVEEVVRLCELHGLLLIVDEIQTGMGRTGRLFAYEHYGIEPDIITLAKGLGSGFPVGAMLGKAKLREAFTPGSHATTFGGTPIATAAGIATLETMLEEQIPERAHALGEYVVKQLGDRLRGNSLVKQIRGKGLMIGIECAEPIGELIVEAQREGLLVVPAGPNVIRLLPALTIPQEDLDRGLEILCSILARKSVSAV from the coding sequence ATGAATCAGGACGGAAAGAGTGCGCTGTTTCCCACTTATTCCCGGTACCCGATCGCGCTGGTCAAAGGCGAGGGGAGCCGCCTGTGGGATGATCAGGGGAAAGAATATATCGATTTCATGAGCGGCCTGGCGGTAACGAATCTCGGCCATGTGCCGCAGCGGGTGAAGCAAAAGCTGGTGTCGCAGCTGGATCAATTATGGCACGTCTCCAATTTGTTTCACATTCCGAATCAGGAGCAGCTGGCGCAAATGCTCACGGACAACAGTTGCGCGGATCTGGCGTTTTTCTGCAACAGCGGCGCGGAAGCCAATGAAGCGGCAATCAAGCTGGCCCGCCGGTATAACCGGAAAGTGCTGGGAAAAGAGCGGCACGAGATCATCACGTTCCAGCAGTCGTTCCACGGCCGGACGATGGCGACGCTGACGGCGACCGGTCAGGACAAGGTCAAGGACGGTTTTGCGCCGCTGCCGGAAGGCTTCGTATATGCCCCGTATAATGATGCAGACGCGTTGGAGAGCCATATTACCGAGCGCACCTGCGCGATCATGCTGGAAATGGTCCAGGGTGAAGGCGGCGTAAATCCGGCCGATGAGGATTTCGTGGAGGAAGTCGTTCGTTTGTGCGAGCTCCACGGTCTGCTCCTGATTGTCGATGAGATTCAAACCGGCATGGGCAGAACGGGCAGATTATTCGCCTATGAGCACTACGGAATCGAGCCGGATATTATCACTTTGGCCAAGGGTTTGGGCAGCGGATTTCCGGTGGGCGCGATGCTCGGCAAAGCCAAGCTGAGAGAAGCTTTCACCCCGGGCAGCCATGCGACCACCTTCGGCGGAACGCCGATTGCGACGGCGGCGGGGATCGCCACGCTGGAAACGATGCTGGAGGAGCAAATACCGGAACGAGCGCACGCGTTGGGGGAATATGTCGTGAAGCAGCTCGGCGATCGGCTTCGGGGGAATTCGCTGGTGAAGCAAATTCGCGGCAAAGGGTTGATGATCGGGATTGAATGCGCGGAACCGATTGGCGAGCTGATTGTGGAGGCCCAACGGGAAGGACTGCTTGTCGTGCCCGCCGGACCGAATGTCATCCGGCTGCTGCCGGCTTTGACGATTCCGCAGGAGGATCTGGACCGTGGTCTGGAAATTCTATGCTCCATTTTGGCGAGAAAATCCGTATCCGCCGTATAG
- a CDS encoding argininosuccinate synthase, which translates to MSKEKIVLAYSGGLDTSVILAWLKEKYDAEIIAFTADIGQKDELDGLEEKALKTGASKVYIDDLREEFARDFIYPMFQSGALYEGQYLLGTSIARPLIAKRMVEIARMEGATAIAHGATGKGNDQVRFELTAAALAPEVKVIAPWRIEEFREQFPGRAEMIAYAEAHGIPVKASAAKPYSMDRNLLHISFESGMLEDPWFDASAATNRDMYVLSVSPEEAPDEAEYLELEFEQGNCTALNGSRMSPLEVMERLNELGGKHGIGRVDMVENRFVGMKSRGVYETPGGTILFSAHRMMESLTMDREVMHLRDSLISRYSALVYNGFWFSPERQALQALVTESQKNVTGTVRVKLYKGNVIAAGVKSPVSLYNPDIATMEADPSKAYDQSDATGFIHLNALRLKVLAGVEHNAK; encoded by the coding sequence ATGTCGAAAGAAAAAATAGTATTGGCTTACTCCGGAGGGTTGGACACCTCGGTAATTCTGGCTTGGCTTAAGGAGAAATATGATGCCGAAATCATCGCGTTTACGGCGGATATCGGGCAGAAGGACGAACTGGACGGTCTGGAGGAAAAAGCGCTGAAGACCGGCGCCTCGAAGGTTTATATTGACGATTTGCGCGAGGAATTTGCCCGCGATTTCATTTACCCGATGTTTCAATCGGGTGCGCTTTATGAAGGACAATATTTGCTGGGAACCAGTATTGCCCGTCCGCTGATCGCCAAACGGATGGTCGAGATTGCCCGGATGGAAGGGGCGACGGCCATCGCGCATGGAGCGACAGGGAAGGGGAACGATCAGGTGCGATTCGAATTGACGGCGGCCGCTTTGGCGCCGGAAGTGAAGGTGATTGCGCCATGGAGGATCGAGGAATTCCGCGAGCAGTTTCCCGGCCGCGCGGAGATGATCGCTTACGCTGAGGCGCATGGGATCCCGGTCAAGGCTTCTGCGGCGAAGCCGTATTCAATGGACCGCAATCTGCTGCACATCAGCTTTGAGAGCGGAATGCTGGAGGATCCGTGGTTCGATGCCAGCGCGGCAACCAATCGCGATATGTATGTGCTCAGCGTATCGCCGGAGGAAGCGCCGGACGAGGCGGAGTATCTGGAGCTTGAGTTTGAGCAGGGAAACTGCACGGCGCTCAACGGTTCAAGGATGTCTCCGCTTGAGGTCATGGAACGCTTGAACGAGCTTGGCGGCAAACACGGCATCGGTCGGGTGGATATGGTGGAAAACCGCTTCGTGGGGATGAAAAGCCGCGGCGTATATGAGACGCCGGGCGGGACGATCCTGTTTTCAGCCCATCGGATGATGGAATCGCTGACCATGGACCGCGAGGTGATGCATCTGCGCGATTCGCTGATTTCCCGATACAGCGCCCTGGTCTATAACGGCTTCTGGTTCTCGCCGGAGCGGCAGGCGCTGCAGGCGCTGGTCACTGAAAGCCAGAAGAACGTTACGGGCACCGTGCGGGTCAAGCTGTACAAGGGCAACGTGATCGCTGCCGGCGTCAAGAGCCCGGTCAGCTTGTACAATCCGGATATTGCCACTATGGAAGCCGATCCGTCCAAAGCCTATGACCAATCCGATGCGACCGGATTCATTCATTTGAATGCGCTGCGTTTGAAGGTGCTGGCGGGCGTCGAACATAACGCCAAATAG
- a CDS encoding ABC transporter ATP-binding protein, protein MTEMAQIELHNVSLSYFTPKQETEALRNINFSIEQGEFISIVGPSGCGKSTLLGLISGMLKPIAGEVRIMGETLKEPSKRVGYMLQHDHLFEWRNVLRNLLVGAEIRRMDRKQAAEKALNLLNRYGLGGFAYHSPTQLSGGMRQRVALIRTLVTEPDILLLDEPFSALDYQTRLTLADEISHIIRDQKKTAILVTHDISEAISMADRVFVMSIRPSTISSVHQITFSGPERPSPLRTREAPEYNGYFNLIWKEIEENVRAGGQP, encoded by the coding sequence ATGACCGAAATGGCCCAAATCGAACTGCATAACGTATCGCTTAGTTATTTTACTCCGAAGCAGGAGACGGAAGCGCTCCGCAATATCAATTTCAGCATCGAGCAAGGGGAATTCATCAGCATCGTGGGTCCGAGCGGCTGCGGCAAGAGCACGCTGCTCGGCCTCATCTCCGGCATGCTTAAGCCGATTGCCGGCGAGGTCCGGATTATGGGGGAAACGCTAAAGGAGCCGTCCAAGCGGGTCGGCTACATGCTGCAGCACGACCATCTGTTTGAGTGGCGCAATGTGCTGCGCAATTTGCTGGTCGGCGCGGAGATTCGCCGGATGGACCGCAAGCAAGCCGCGGAAAAAGCTCTTAACCTGTTAAACCGTTACGGATTGGGCGGGTTCGCATACCACAGCCCGACCCAATTATCCGGCGGAATGCGGCAGCGGGTGGCGCTTATTCGGACCCTCGTAACCGAACCGGACATCCTGTTATTGGACGAACCGTTCTCTGCTCTCGATTATCAGACGCGTCTAACCTTGGCCGACGAAATTTCGCACATTATCCGCGACCAGAAAAAAACCGCCATTCTGGTCACGCACGATATTTCCGAGGCGATTTCCATGGCGGATCGCGTATTCGTCATGTCGATACGCCCAAGCACCATCAGCAGCGTGCATCAAATCACCTTCTCCGGACCTGAACGGCCTTCTCCTCTGCGCACGCGGGAAGCGCCTGAGTATAACGGCTATTTCAATTTGATCTGGAAGGAGATTGAGGAAAATGTCAGAGCCGGAGGCCAACCGTGA
- the ftsX gene encoding permease-like cell division protein FtsX, translated as MRISTFARHLREGSKNIIRNGWMSFASTSAIAISLFILGVFVLLALNVNYLADQIEKQVEIRVYLDVNLPKDQIPVLQNQIGSIPEVSKVTFVSKEEGYRILKEKLGKENQDMLEGYDGANNPLPDSFTVEVDEPRNVAQAAGQIMALNNGKSPAPIGKVNYGQGTVETMFKVTALVRNVGLAMVVGLMITAMFLISNTIKLTIIARRKEIGIMKLVGATNGFIRWPFFIEGSLLGLIGSLVPLIVLLYGYSELVNASKVQLGMMMIQLLPVSRLSLKLAVLMLGIGVIIGIWGSVVSVRKFLKV; from the coding sequence ATGAGGATTAGTACGTTCGCCCGCCATCTGAGAGAAGGAAGCAAGAACATCATCCGCAATGGCTGGATGTCGTTTGCTTCGACCAGCGCTATTGCCATTTCGCTGTTTATTCTCGGCGTTTTTGTGCTGCTGGCGTTGAATGTCAATTATTTGGCCGATCAAATCGAAAAGCAGGTTGAAATCCGGGTGTATCTGGACGTCAATTTGCCGAAGGACCAAATTCCCGTGCTGCAGAACCAAATCGGCTCCATTCCGGAGGTCAGCAAAGTCACTTTCGTTTCGAAGGAAGAAGGCTACCGAATCCTGAAAGAGAAGCTGGGCAAAGAAAATCAGGATATGCTGGAGGGCTATGACGGGGCCAATAATCCGCTGCCGGATTCATTTACCGTTGAAGTGGACGAGCCTCGAAATGTCGCCCAGGCGGCCGGGCAAATTATGGCGCTGAACAACGGAAAGTCTCCCGCCCCGATCGGCAAAGTCAACTATGGCCAGGGAACGGTTGAGACGATGTTTAAGGTGACGGCTTTGGTGCGCAACGTCGGCCTCGCCATGGTCGTCGGTCTGATGATTACCGCGATGTTCTTAATTTCCAATACAATCAAGCTGACCATTATCGCCCGCCGCAAGGAAATCGGAATCATGAAGCTGGTCGGAGCGACCAACGGTTTTATCCGCTGGCCCTTTTTTATCGAGGGTTCGCTGCTGGGCTTGATCGGATCGCTGGTTCCGTTGATCGTTCTCCTGTATGGATATTCGGAGTTAGTGAACGCCAGCAAAGTGCAGTTGGGGATGATGATGATTCAGCTGCTTCCGGTAAGCCGGTTGAGTCTGAAGCTTGCGGTTCTTATGCTGGGAATCGGCGTAATCATTGGAATTTGGGGAAGCGTCGTATCCGTCCGCAAATTTCTGAAAGTGTAA
- the argH gene encoding argininosuccinate lyase gives MSKLWGGRFTKKTDQLVEEYTASIMFDKELAEEDIEGSLAHVTMLGKCGILPEDDVDQIKESLHKILHRIQRGEMEYSISDEDIHMNIEKALIEDIGSVGGKLHTGRSRNDQVATDMHLYLRKRVAEFVSLLAKLQEALIGQAKANIDTILPGYTHLQRAQPVLFAHHLMAYVSMFQRDIERLQDSYKRINMLPLGAGALAGTTFPIDRHFVAQQLGFDRIYDNSLDAVSDRDFIVEFLSNASMVMMHLSRISEELVLWSSTEFGFIELDDAFCTGSSIMPQKKNPDVAELVRGKTGRVYGNLIGMLTVLKSLPLAYNKDMQEDKEGMFDTVRTLEGALQLMAPMIATMKVNSGRMRQAVSQDFSNATDIADYLVNKGVPFRQAHEIIGKLVLHCIENGKYLLDLQLDEFTKFSKLFAEDIYQVLQPEHVVNARNVYGGTASNQVAEAIARAGETVGANQVWAEALMPKNR, from the coding sequence GTGTCAAAATTATGGGGTGGACGTTTTACCAAAAAAACCGATCAGCTGGTTGAAGAGTATACGGCATCAATCATGTTTGACAAGGAATTGGCCGAAGAGGACATCGAGGGCAGTCTGGCGCATGTGACCATGCTGGGCAAATGCGGGATTTTGCCGGAGGATGACGTCGATCAGATCAAAGAGAGTCTGCATAAAATTCTCCACAGGATTCAACGGGGAGAAATGGAATATTCGATTTCCGATGAAGACATTCACATGAACATCGAAAAAGCGCTGATTGAGGATATCGGTTCGGTCGGCGGCAAACTGCATACCGGAAGAAGCCGGAACGACCAGGTGGCGACCGACATGCATTTGTATTTGCGCAAACGCGTCGCGGAGTTCGTCAGTCTTTTGGCCAAATTGCAGGAAGCGCTGATAGGACAAGCCAAAGCGAACATAGACACCATCCTGCCCGGGTATACACATTTGCAGCGTGCCCAGCCGGTGCTGTTCGCGCATCATCTGATGGCCTACGTATCCATGTTTCAGCGGGATATCGAGCGGCTTCAGGACAGCTACAAACGCATTAATATGCTTCCGCTGGGCGCCGGCGCGCTGGCCGGGACGACTTTTCCGATCGACCGGCATTTTGTGGCGCAGCAACTCGGATTCGATCGCATCTACGACAACAGCCTTGATGCGGTGAGCGACCGCGATTTTATCGTGGAGTTTCTCTCCAATGCCTCGATGGTCATGATGCATCTATCCCGGATCAGCGAGGAGCTTGTGCTGTGGTCCAGTACGGAATTCGGTTTCATCGAATTGGACGACGCATTCTGCACAGGCTCAAGCATTATGCCCCAGAAAAAAAACCCGGATGTGGCCGAACTGGTTCGGGGCAAGACCGGGCGGGTTTACGGCAACCTGATCGGCATGCTGACGGTGCTGAAATCACTGCCGTTGGCGTACAACAAAGATATGCAGGAAGACAAAGAGGGCATGTTCGACACAGTGCGCACGCTGGAAGGCGCACTGCAGCTGATGGCGCCGATGATCGCCACGATGAAGGTGAACAGCGGCAGGATGCGCCAAGCGGTGAGCCAGGATTTCTCCAACGCGACGGATATCGCCGACTATTTGGTCAACAAGGGTGTTCCATTCCGTCAGGCGCATGAGATCATCGGCAAGCTGGTGCTGCACTGCATCGAGAACGGAAAGTATTTGCTTGATTTACAGTTGGATGAGTTTACGAAATTCTCCAAGCTGTTTGCCGAGGACATCTATCAAGTGCTTCAGCCCGAGCATGTGGTCAATGCGCGGAACGTTTACGGCGGGACGGCATCGAACCAAGTGGCGGAGGCGATTGCCCGCGCCGGGGAAACGGTGGGAGCAAACCAGGTTTGGGCAGAAGCGTTAATGCCGAAAAACAGATAA